In Patescibacteria group bacterium, one genomic interval encodes:
- a CDS encoding NUDIX hydrolase, whose product MKILNKKEVYKGKYIKVIKKQYLTKSGRKGAWEYIKKKIYKRIVMIFALTKKKEVILERIFRVPVNSWVIELPAGLTDKRQESEKEAAKRELLEETGFRAKKLIPIFSVPINPASIADEVIFFFAPDVEFVGKKESKETAEEEIEVIKVPLKKLVNFLMKPPKNTKVDIKILSLLPALKKEKLI is encoded by the coding sequence ATGAAAATTCTTAATAAAAAAGAAGTTTATAAGGGAAAATACATAAAAGTAATAAAAAAACAATATCTAACTAAAAGCGGGAGAAAAGGGGCCTGGGAATATATAAAAAAGAAAATCTACAAAAGGATAGTAATGATTTTTGCTTTGACTAAGAAAAAAGAAGTAATTTTGGAAAGGATTTTTAGAGTGCCTGTAAATTCTTGGGTGATTGAACTCCCGGCCGGTTTAACTGATAAAAGGCAAGAATCAGAAAAAGAGGCTGCTAAAAGAGAATTATTAGAAGAAACTGGTTTTAGAGCCAAGAAGCTTATCCCTATTTTTTCTGTGCCAATAAATCCCGCATCGATTGCCGATGAAGTTATTTTCTTTTTTGCTCCAGATGTTGAATTCGTTGGTAAAAAAGAAAGTAAAGAAACCGCAGAAGAAGAAATAGAGGTGATAAAAGTTCCTCTTAAAAAATTGGTTAATTTCTTAATGAAACCGCCAAAAAATACAAAGGTAGATATAAAAATTTTGAGCCTCCTTCCTGCCCTGAAAAAGGAAAAGTTAATTTGA
- a CDS encoding NYN domain-containing protein — MRGKERLIKVLKRFFRKKEEVIPEKVVILTDGENLYFSLRELGGLEISDFEEFKKRLARGKELARPPIYYRSVDITKPKYPEETLKTLKFLSHLKEKGFEIKKRPLLKGQRPQSEIDPWISDGIYRCAIDDNISTIILVSGDHHFLPALLFAKEKGKKVKVVSTAASLSAELKKVSDEWIDLEKITKGITKKPEIEEKREQALGKLEKGEKINLSDLKATP, encoded by the coding sequence ATGAGAGGTAAGGAAAGATTAATAAAAGTCTTGAAGAGGTTTTTCCGGAAAAAAGAAGAGGTGATACCAGAAAAAGTCGTTATCCTGACTGATGGCGAGAATCTCTATTTTTCTTTAAGAGAACTTGGAGGATTGGAAATAAGTGATTTCGAAGAATTCAAAAAACGCTTAGCAAGGGGAAAAGAATTAGCTAGACCGCCAATTTATTACAGAAGTGTGGATATTACGAAACCAAAATATCCTGAGGAGACTTTAAAAACTTTAAAATTTCTCAGTCATTTAAAGGAAAAGGGATTCGAAATAAAAAAAAGGCCACTTTTGAAAGGGCAAAGACCTCAAAGCGAGATTGATCCTTGGATTAGCGACGGTATTTATCGCTGTGCTATAGATGATAACATTTCAACTATTATCCTTGTATCCGGAGACCATCACTTTCTGCCGGCCCTTCTTTTTGCTAAAGAAAAAGGAAAGAAAGTAAAAGTGGTGAGTACGGCAGCCTCGCTTTCTGCAGAACTGAAAAAAGTGAGCGATGAATGGATAGATCTCGAGAAGATAACAAAAGGAATAACTAAGAAACCAGAAATAGAAGAAAAGCGAGAACAAGCCCTTGGGAAACTTGAAAAAGGGGAAAAAATAAACTTATCCGACCTCAAAGCAACTCCATAA
- the secA gene encoding preprotein translocase subunit SecA, with product MSFLTKIFGDANEKYLKKLKPLIEKINSLELKFESFSNEKLKEKTVEFKERLKKGEILDDLLPEAFALVRESAKRTLRQRHYDCQLIGGIVLHQGKIAEMKTGEGKTLAATLPLYLNALEEKGCHLVTVNDYLARRDTVWMGQIYYLLGLSVGCLNHEQAFLYDPNYKKPDEEEEKIRDTLGGFKVVEDFLRPCKRSEAYLADITYGTNNEFGFDYLRDNMVYTITDQVQRKFHYAIVDEVDFILIDEARTPLIISAPDTESSKWYEEFARIIPRLDQKTDYQIDEKMRVVTLTEEGISKIEKILGMENIYTEKGIRYLHHLEQALRAQAINPADGKPFFAKDRDYIVKDGWVIIVDEFTGRLMPGRRWSGGLHQAIEAKEGVVVRPESLTLATITFQNYFRLYEKLAGMTGTAVTSAEELYKVYGLEVIVVPTNKPMIRVALPDRIYKTEKGKFKAVIREIKERHELGQPVLAGTRSVEKNEYLGKLLEKEGIPHQILNAKYHEKEGQIIAQAGKIGAVTVATNMAGRGVDIILGGNPQNTEEAKKVIEFRGLHVIGTERHEARRIDNQLRGRAGRQGDPGSSQFFVSLEDDLLRIFGGDRIKSLMEILKIPEDQSIETKLISGAIEQAQAKIEGIHFDARKHVLEYDDVMNKHREAIYRKRKEILKASSQELREKILKMIEKTSFSIKDYEEKEKEVGEERLRQTEKNISLRILDMLWIEHLKNMEHLRDSVRLRAYGRRDPLVEYKNEGHKMFKRLLETIELSIVHTILKISTTPGAVRARAPISRPVVSSSVLSHSKPKKVGRNDPCPCGARKPDGRPVKYKHCHGK from the coding sequence ATGTCATTTCTTACTAAAATTTTTGGCGATGCCAATGAAAAATATTTAAAAAAATTAAAGCCTCTGATTGAAAAAATAAATTCTCTCGAATTAAAATTTGAGAGTTTTTCTAATGAAAAATTAAAGGAAAAAACTGTTGAATTTAAAGAGAGACTAAAGAAAGGAGAGATATTAGATGATTTATTGCCTGAAGCCTTTGCCTTAGTCAGAGAATCAGCCAAAAGGACTCTTCGTCAACGTCATTACGATTGCCAGCTAATCGGAGGAATTGTTTTACATCAGGGAAAAATCGCTGAAATGAAAACAGGTGAAGGAAAGACCTTAGCTGCTACTTTACCTCTATATTTAAATGCTTTGGAAGAAAAAGGATGCCATCTGGTTACTGTTAATGATTATCTGGCCAGACGTGATACTGTCTGGATGGGACAAATTTATTATCTATTGGGTTTGTCAGTGGGATGCCTGAATCATGAACAGGCATTTTTGTATGATCCAAATTATAAAAAGCCAGATGAAGAAGAAGAAAAAATTCGAGATACATTAGGTGGCTTTAAGGTAGTTGAGGATTTTTTAAGACCCTGTAAAAGATCGGAGGCCTATTTGGCTGATATTACCTATGGAACCAATAATGAATTTGGCTTTGATTATTTAAGAGATAACATGGTTTATACAATAACCGATCAAGTTCAGAGAAAATTCCATTATGCTATTGTTGACGAAGTTGATTTTATTTTAATTGATGAAGCTAGAACTCCCTTAATTATTTCAGCGCCCGATACAGAATCTTCAAAATGGTATGAAGAGTTTGCTAGAATAATTCCCAGACTAGATCAAAAAACTGATTATCAAATTGATGAAAAAATGAGAGTGGTGACTCTAACCGAAGAGGGGATTTCAAAAATTGAAAAAATCCTGGGAATGGAAAATATTTATACTGAAAAAGGAATTAGATATTTACATCATTTAGAACAGGCCTTGAGAGCCCAAGCAATTAATCCTGCTGATGGCAAGCCATTTTTTGCCAAGGATAGAGATTATATTGTTAAAGATGGCTGGGTTATTATTGTTGATGAATTTACCGGCAGGTTGATGCCAGGCAGAAGATGGTCAGGAGGGCTCCACCAGGCAATTGAGGCAAAAGAGGGAGTTGTGGTCCGGCCGGAATCTCTGACTTTAGCCACCATTACTTTTCAAAATTACTTCCGTCTTTATGAAAAATTAGCTGGAATGACTGGTACCGCTGTTACTTCGGCTGAAGAACTTTATAAGGTTTATGGATTGGAAGTGATTGTTGTTCCGACCAATAAACCAATGATAAGAGTTGCTCTGCCTGACCGGATTTATAAAACTGAAAAGGGGAAATTTAAGGCGGTAATAAGAGAAATTAAAGAAAGACACGAACTGGGTCAACCAGTTTTGGCTGGAACTAGATCAGTGGAAAAAAATGAATATTTAGGAAAATTATTAGAAAAAGAGGGAATTCCCCACCAAATCTTAAATGCTAAGTATCATGAAAAAGAAGGTCAGATTATTGCCCAGGCTGGAAAAATAGGGGCGGTGACAGTAGCAACAAATATGGCAGGTCGTGGTGTTGATATAATTTTGGGAGGAAATCCTCAAAACACAGAAGAGGCAAAAAAGGTTATAGAATTTAGGGGACTGCATGTTATTGGCACTGAAAGACATGAAGCCAGAAGAATTGATAACCAGCTTCGAGGAAGGGCTGGTCGCCAGGGAGATCCGGGATCTTCCCAATTTTTTGTTTCTTTGGAAGACGATTTATTAAGGATTTTTGGTGGAGATAGAATAAAATCTTTAATGGAAATTTTAAAAATTCCTGAAGATCAGTCAATTGAAACTAAACTCATTTCCGGGGCTATTGAACAGGCCCAGGCAAAAATTGAGGGTATTCATTTTGATGCAAGAAAACATGTTTTGGAATATGATGATGTGATGAATAAACACCGAGAAGCAATTTATAGAAAAAGAAAGGAAATCCTCAAGGCTTCTTCTCAAGAACTCCGGGAAAAAATTTTAAAAATGATAGAAAAAACTAGTTTCTCAATTAAAGATTATGAGGAAAAAGAAAAGGAGGTAGGTGAAGAACGCCTTCGCCAAACTGAAAAAAATATCAGTCTTCGAATTTTGGATATGCTGTGGATAGAACACTTAAAAAATATGGAGCATTTAAGAGATTCAGTAAGACTTAGAGCCTACGGTCGTCGAGACCCCTTAGTTGAATATAAAAATGAGGGACACAAAATGTTCAAAAGACTTTTAGAGACAATTGAATTAAGTATTGTCCATACCATTTTAAAAATTAGCACTACTCCGGGGGCAGTTAGGGCTAGGGCTCCAATTTCCCGACCAGTTGTTAGTTCTTCTGTTTTGTCACATTCAAAACCCAAAAAAGTTGGTCGTAACGATCCTTGCCCTTGCGGAGCGAGAAAACCTGATGGTCGTCCGGTAAAATACAAACATTGCCATGGTAAGTAA
- a CDS encoding orotidine 5'-phosphate decarboxylase — translation MKPLLFVALDGLTKRERETLEIAEQLSEIKGNFGFKVNLDYLLKRGVEDALENVQQFGRPVFTDLKMWNGRRTMTSVIENLVNMGVDYLNVYALADDLLPEAIQIVEGSKTKVLALTVLTHYTEGYCQEHFYRSFGGTVRHFAEVAIKVGCHGIILPGTTLEIVRDLEIIKTVPGIRPEWYEDTRHKQIVTPGEAIRNGADIIVVGIPITKTKNPSESLEKILVEME, via the coding sequence ATGAAACCCCTCCTTTTCGTCGCTTTAGATGGTTTAACTAAACGAGAAAGAGAAACTTTAGAGATAGCTGAGCAGCTCTCGGAGATAAAAGGGAACTTCGGCTTTAAAGTCAATCTGGATTATCTACTAAAGAGAGGCGTAGAAGATGCACTCGAAAATGTGCAACAATTCGGAAGGCCGGTCTTTACCGATTTAAAAATGTGGAACGGTAGAAGAACAATGACTTCAGTTATAGAGAATTTAGTAAATATGGGCGTAGATTATCTAAATGTCTATGCCCTGGCCGATGATCTACTTCCAGAAGCTATCCAAATAGTTGAAGGGAGTAAAACCAAAGTCCTTGCTCTTACAGTGTTAACTCACTATACCGAGGGTTATTGCCAGGAACACTTTTACCGCTCTTTTGGAGGAACAGTAAGACACTTTGCCGAAGTCGCTATTAAAGTTGGTTGTCATGGAATAATCCTGCCTGGTACTACTTTAGAGATAGTTCGGGATCTTGAAATAATAAAGACAGTACCGGGAATTCGACCCGAATGGTACGAGGATACAAGACACAAGCAAATAGTCACTCCAGGGGAAGCCATTCGTAACGGCGCAGATATAATAGTGGTTGGAATTCCCATTACAAAGACAAAGAACCCTTCCGAGTCTCTTGAAAAGATATTAGTAGAGATGGAATAG